The Stieleria maiorica genome includes the window CCATGAACGATCCGATCTTATCTCGCCCGAGGACCTTCAAGTAGTGCGAGAACCGGCTGGTCGCCATGATGTAGGGCAGTCGAGCACTGATCGCGGCGTTGGCCGTCGCTTCGGGGCGATCGTACAACTTGGGTTTCTGGGTCGTCTGGGCGCCGAAGAAGACCGAGTAATCGGTGTTCTTGAAGTGACACAGTGGCAGGAAGCCCAGATCGCTGAGTTCTTTTTCGCGTCGGTCGGTGATCGCGATTTCCGTCGGGCACTTCAAGTCCATGTCACCGTCATCGGCTTTGAAGATATAGGACGGCAAGCCTTCGACCTTGCCGCCGTTTTCCACGCCGCGGATGGTCGTGCAGAAACCGGTTTTGGCGAAGGCATCGGTCAGTTTCGCGCCCATGACGTAGGCCGTGTTCATCCAGCAGAACTCGTCGTGTTCGACGTGGATGGATTCGCCCTTCTTGCCGACCGGCACTTCTTCGTACGCGAATTCGTCGATGGTCTTGGTGTTGGCACCATAGGGCAACCGGGCCAGCGTTCGCGGCATCGTCAACACGCAGAAGCGGCTGTCTTCGCTTTCGCGGAAGCTTTTCCATTTGGTGTATTCGGCCGACTCGAAGATCCGCGCCAAATCACGCGGTTTGGACAGTTCGGTCCATTCGTCGAAGCCGAACAACTGCGGCGCGGTCGCGCTGATGAACGGACAGAACGCCGATGCGGCGACGCCGCTGATGTTGGTCAGCAGGTCGACGTCTTCGGGGTGATTGGTGAATTCGTAATCGCCGATCAAGGCGCCGTAGGGCGCACCGCCGGGGGTCCCGAATTCGTCTTCGTAAAGCTTTTTGAACAGCTGGCTTTGGTCGAATTCGACCGCGCGGTCCATGTCCTTGAACAACTCGCGTTTGCCGCAGTTGAGCACGCGGATCTTTAACGACTCGCCGGTTTCGCTGTTCATCACCAGGTGGTGCAGCCCACGCCAGGAGCCTTCCAGTTTTTGGAACTTTTCGTTGTGCATGATGGCGGCGAGCTGGGTGCTCATTTTGGCATCGATGCCCGCGATCGCGGCGTTGATCGATCGCATGACGTCCTTGTCAAACGTGACGGTCCCCTTCAGGGCTTCTTCGGTCAGCGTTTTGATCAGCTCTTCGGCGCGCGAACGCTCTGTTTTTTTGGTCGCCGCGATCGCGGTTTCCAACAGACTGACACTCTCTTCGGTTTCGGTCGTTGCCTGCTGTTCCGCTTGGCCTTCAGTTTCACCGGCACTCATGGCAAGTTGACTCCTCACATCGGGGGATTGATTCAGAATGGATTGAACGACGAGGGGGGGGCGGTTTCTATTCTGCCGCCGGCTCGTCGGCGTCGACGCCAAGCTCGCCGGATAGCTGTTTCAGTTGATCGCTGTTTTTGAGCACTTGCTCCAGCACGTTTTCCAGGTCGTCGCTGCGATCAATCTTGGTGGCCAAGTCGCGGAGCTTGTCGCGAGTTTCCATCAACTTCTTCAGCGGATCGACTTTGTCGACGATGTTCGCCGGTTCGAAATCGTCCATCGATTTGAAGTCCAAGTTGACCGACATTTCGCTGCCATCGCCGGCCAGCGTGTTTTCGACGCGCATGTTCAATCCCGGTGTCATCCGTTGCAGCACGTCGTTGAAGTTGTCGCGGTCGATCTGGATGAACTTGCGATCCTTCAACGGCTTCAACTTGGTCGTCGGGTCACCCGAAAAATCGCCCATCACGCCGACCACAAAGGGCAACTCTTTGACGACCTGTGCACCTTCGGTTTCCACCTCATAGGTGATGTGAACACGAGGCTTGCGAACACGGTTCAACTTTTGTTGTTGGCTTTCGGCCATCTCATCATCTCCAGACGCGCGATTTGTAAGCTCGAGCACGAGCCCCGGTATCATTCGGTTTTAAGTCACCGGTCCCCCCCAGGCAAGCTTCACCAGCCGACCGGGTGACAAGAAACCAGTGAAAAACGGTTTCAATCCTCATCGTATTCATCGTCCTTGACCGGAATCCCCGTCCGCTCGGACAGGTTTCGAAGAACACTCGAGTCTTGGATTAATTTTTGCAGCAACGTGGGCAAGTCCATGCGTCCGAACTCGACGGTTTGCTGCAACATGTAGCTGACCGGCGAATGCGGCTCGGTCTTGCGGAAGAACTCGCTGGCCTTCATCAACATCCGAAACGCATCCTCGCGGTTGTTAACCTGGGCCTGTGCCAGATCGACCTGAGGTGCGGCGTTGGAAGTCAGCCCCGTCGCCGACGCCTCCGCGTCCCCTTCACCACCGGCATCGGAATCGCCGGACAAC containing:
- the tssC gene encoding type VI secretion system contractile sheath large subunit: MSAGETEGQAEQQATTETEESVSLLETAIAATKKTERSRAEELIKTLTEEALKGTVTFDKDVMRSINAAIAGIDAKMSTQLAAIMHNEKFQKLEGSWRGLHHLVMNSETGESLKIRVLNCGKRELFKDMDRAVEFDQSQLFKKLYEDEFGTPGGAPYGALIGDYEFTNHPEDVDLLTNISGVAASAFCPFISATAPQLFGFDEWTELSKPRDLARIFESAEYTKWKSFRESEDSRFCVLTMPRTLARLPYGANTKTIDEFAYEEVPVGKKGESIHVEHDEFCWMNTAYVMGAKLTDAFAKTGFCTTIRGVENGGKVEGLPSYIFKADDGDMDLKCPTEIAITDRREKELSDLGFLPLCHFKNTDYSVFFGAQTTQKPKLYDRPEATANAAISARLPYIMATSRFSHYLKVLGRDKIGSFMEASDCEAWLDRWIHNYVTSDPNPPSDVRARYPLAEARVEVKEIPGKPGSYNAVAWMRPWLQMEELTTSMRMVASIPKLG
- the tssB gene encoding type VI secretion system contractile sheath small subunit; the protein is MAESQQQKLNRVRKPRVHITYEVETEGAQVVKELPFVVGVMGDFSGDPTTKLKPLKDRKFIQIDRDNFNDVLQRMTPGLNMRVENTLAGDGSEMSVNLDFKSMDDFEPANIVDKVDPLKKLMETRDKLRDLATKIDRSDDLENVLEQVLKNSDQLKQLSGELGVDADEPAAE